The following are from one region of the Paenibacillus sp. KS-LC4 genome:
- a CDS encoding MFS transporter → MSNHQSIFSPRYFALTIGIILSVMAVGFEGLSVTTIAPSIAGDLNGIDLFGWIFSTYLLAQIIGTLVVGRIIDRKGPAAPFTYALILFIVGLIAAATASDMYMMILARAMQGLGAGAMMTCVYTAISLSYPDELRAKILGAFGTAYVLPSMLGPYVAGLIADQWSWRFVFWGILPILIVSALLSLPAFRKLKTQGTQGDNGAAATWMALLLTIGTGILLVGLSKLPTITGFVLTLIGLVLMVYPLRKLLPKGTLAMRRGMPAILASRGLFFAAYASTQNFLVLALINVKGITPSQAGLIVASAALSWCVIAYLQGRWDSADQGRGRHTRIILGVLLLAIGIAFVFWVPVVTVTVAVIGQIIAGIGIGLAHPISGVVAFSQTGEEGVGKTSANLQFADSFTPGVVIGIGGSMLVVCQAARMSMQAALTVTMGFHLLLIVMSLLASTRITPATKSK, encoded by the coding sequence ATGTCTAATCATCAAAGTATTTTCAGCCCGCGCTATTTTGCATTGACTATAGGTATTATCCTGTCTGTGATGGCGGTTGGATTCGAAGGTCTCTCGGTAACGACGATTGCTCCTTCCATCGCTGGGGACTTAAACGGCATTGACCTTTTTGGCTGGATATTCAGTACATATCTGCTTGCGCAGATTATTGGCACCTTGGTCGTTGGTCGTATCATTGATAGAAAAGGGCCGGCAGCACCGTTCACTTACGCCCTTATTTTGTTTATCGTCGGGCTGATCGCTGCCGCGACAGCAAGCGATATGTATATGATGATTTTGGCGCGTGCCATGCAGGGCCTGGGTGCCGGTGCAATGATGACTTGTGTTTATACGGCAATATCTTTAAGTTATCCCGATGAATTGCGTGCGAAAATACTTGGAGCATTCGGTACTGCCTATGTTCTTCCATCTATGCTCGGTCCATACGTCGCCGGCCTTATCGCAGACCAGTGGTCTTGGCGGTTTGTTTTCTGGGGAATATTACCGATCCTGATTGTTTCAGCATTGCTTAGTCTGCCTGCTTTTAGGAAGCTGAAAACACAGGGAACACAAGGGGACAACGGGGCCGCAGCTACATGGATGGCGTTGCTATTAACGATCGGTACGGGGATTCTCTTAGTGGGTCTTAGCAAGCTGCCGACCATTACAGGGTTTGTTTTAACGCTTATCGGCTTAGTGCTGATGGTATATCCACTGCGCAAACTGCTCCCCAAGGGAACGCTTGCTATGAGAAGAGGAATGCCGGCTATTCTAGCATCACGTGGTCTGTTCTTCGCTGCCTATGCAAGTACACAGAATTTCTTGGTATTAGCTTTAATAAATGTGAAGGGTATTACGCCTTCTCAAGCAGGATTAATTGTAGCGAGCGCAGCACTGAGTTGGTGTGTGATTGCTTATTTGCAGGGACGTTGGGACTCGGCAGACCAGGGGCGTGGACGTCATACAAGAATTATTCTAGGTGTGCTGCTGCTTGCAATTGGGATTGCCTTCGTATTTTGGGTGCCGGTTGTAACCGTTACCGTAGCGGTGATTGGACAAATCATAGCGGGAATCGGAATTGGCTTGGCGCATCCGATTAGCGGCGTTGTAGCCTTTTCCCAAACAGGCGAAGAAGGGGTTGGCAAAACCTCGGCCAATCTACAATTTGCAGATTCCTTTACACCGGGCGTCGTGATCGGGATAGGCGGTTCCATGCTTGTCGTCTGTCAAGCTGCCAGGATGTCAATGCAAGCTGCATTGACGGTAACAATGGGTTTTCATCTCTTGTTAATCGTTATGAGTTTATTGGCCAGCACGCGGATTACCCCAGCAACCAAAAGCAAATAG
- a CDS encoding DUF2524 domain-containing protein — MLDSLESNYDCANAGDDLHQLKAELESLREQQAEDKETQESINRLENQISFIMNKCDINH, encoded by the coding sequence ATGCTCGATAGCCTCGAGAGTAATTATGATTGCGCAAATGCGGGAGATGATCTGCATCAACTCAAAGCGGAGCTCGAATCGCTTCGTGAACAGCAAGCAGAAGACAAAGAAACACAGGAATCGATCAACCGACTTGAAAATCAAATCTCGTTCATAATGAACAAATGTGATATCAACCACTAG
- a CDS encoding spore germination protein translates to MWSIIITHLPNWKVCVQAVLSLVIALVLYYVNKYFRSLVEKKNAPAQKARRGERPAEQAHLSDEYEENLHAIKQAISSNSDVHFREFQVAELQARAMLIYVDGMQDEEMISKYVMKILMEDVKQDMTDGSVLFNPLEFSAYFQNKVLPVCETYEAKELHGLNQSILIGFTALLIEGVPHALLIGTSGMKTRAISEPSSEALLRGPRIGFTEVLSENTSMLRRQGYSEDLEINMYEVGARIKRKLVIAYMKEIVNPDLLQEVRDRVGKINMDFIAESGYVEQFIEDDYLSPFQQAQNTERPDRVISGLLEGRIAILLDGTPFALIVPTTFSMLLQSPEDYYDRWLPGTLLRMLRFFAAFLALMSPALYISFISFHPGLIPTELAVTIIETRQGVPFPSLIEVMILEISIEILREAGIRLPKPIGPAMGIVGGLIIGEAAVQAGIVSPFLVIVVAVTAISSFSIPVYSAGITLRILRFVGMLCAAVLGMFGTILFILFICGHISKLKSFGVPYVTPISPFRFNDWKDLFLRTPLPFMTKRPDMMKTQDKKRR, encoded by the coding sequence GTGTGGTCTATTATAATAACGCACCTCCCTAACTGGAAAGTATGTGTACAGGCTGTTCTAAGCTTGGTTATTGCCCTTGTTCTTTATTATGTGAATAAATATTTTCGGTCATTAGTTGAGAAAAAAAATGCTCCTGCCCAAAAAGCAAGAAGGGGCGAGCGGCCAGCCGAGCAAGCGCATCTATCTGACGAATATGAAGAAAATTTGCATGCAATCAAACAAGCCATTAGCAGTAATAGCGATGTCCATTTTCGTGAATTTCAGGTAGCGGAACTTCAGGCCCGGGCTATGCTCATTTATGTAGATGGGATGCAGGATGAAGAAATGATCAGCAAATATGTAATGAAAATTTTGATGGAAGATGTTAAGCAGGATATGACGGACGGAAGTGTTTTATTTAATCCGTTAGAATTTTCCGCTTATTTTCAAAATAAAGTGCTCCCGGTTTGTGAAACCTATGAGGCTAAAGAGCTTCATGGTTTAAATCAATCCATCCTGATCGGTTTTACAGCCTTGCTTATTGAAGGCGTGCCTCACGCCCTGCTTATTGGCACGTCAGGCATGAAGACAAGGGCAATCAGTGAACCAAGCTCTGAAGCGTTGCTTCGAGGTCCTCGTATCGGATTTACCGAGGTGCTAAGTGAAAATACATCGATGCTGCGCAGACAAGGCTACAGTGAGGATTTGGAAATAAATATGTATGAGGTAGGAGCGCGAATTAAAAGAAAACTGGTTATTGCTTACATGAAGGAAATTGTGAATCCAGATTTGCTTCAGGAGGTAAGAGATCGAGTTGGAAAAATCAATATGGATTTCATCGCGGAATCCGGTTATGTGGAGCAATTCATTGAAGACGATTACTTGAGCCCGTTTCAGCAAGCTCAAAATACAGAGCGACCGGATCGAGTTATTAGCGGATTATTGGAAGGCAGGATCGCTATTTTATTGGATGGTACTCCCTTTGCTCTAATTGTACCGACAACGTTCAGCATGCTGCTGCAATCGCCTGAGGATTATTATGATCGCTGGCTGCCAGGGACTTTACTCCGTATGCTGCGATTTTTCGCCGCGTTTTTGGCGCTTATGTCACCGGCTTTGTATATTTCGTTTATTTCCTTTCATCCGGGCTTAATCCCAACAGAGCTTGCCGTTACGATCATTGAAACGAGGCAGGGTGTCCCCTTTCCTTCATTAATAGAAGTGATGATCCTAGAAATATCAATTGAAATATTGCGTGAGGCGGGCATTCGACTGCCTAAGCCGATTGGACCGGCAATGGGCATTGTGGGCGGTTTGATTATTGGCGAGGCTGCTGTGCAGGCGGGTATTGTCAGTCCCTTTTTGGTCATCGTAGTTGCTGTGACCGCTATATCCTCTTTTTCAATACCGGTATACAGCGCAGGCATTACGTTGCGGATTTTACGCTTTGTAGGCATGCTGTGCGCGGCAGTGCTGGGGATGTTTGGAACCATTTTGTTTATCTTGTTTATTTGCGGCCATATAAGCAAGCTGAAAAGCTTTGGAGTTCCTTATGTGACACCAATCTCTCCGTTTCGCTTTAACGATTGGAAGGATTTGTTTCTGCGCACGCCGCTGCCATTCATGACAAAACGACCGGATATGATGAAAACGCAAGACAAGAAGCGAAGATAG
- a CDS encoding GerAB/ArcD/ProY family transporter encodes MFLRSDDKITTTQTSIFITDSVLGAGILTLPRGVVEATQTPDAWLSVLLGGFIVILLIMVMVKLSQQFPQHTVYQYAKKIVGTIPGGVLGVCLICYYIIIAGFEVRIFAEITMFYLLEGTPIWAIVIPFIWVGAYICFGGINSIARVFQIIFPISIFILVLSYFLSIRLFDINNLRPVLGEGVLPVFKGLKSTVLIFTGCEVIMTLVAHMQHPERAVRATLAGIGIPFALYLMTVIVVIGGMSIDSVLNSTWPTIDLLRSFEIAGLIFERFEFPFLVIWMMQLFCNFTSFYFNASLGISQVFHLKIQPVIFGLIPVIFITTMLPERINEVFKLGDTIGKMGIYLFFLVPVLLTVILLVRKKVLNHHV; translated from the coding sequence GTGTTTCTGCGCAGCGACGATAAAATCACGACAACCCAAACGTCGATCTTCATAACAGATTCCGTACTGGGAGCAGGCATCCTGACCTTGCCCCGAGGTGTAGTCGAGGCTACTCAAACACCGGACGCTTGGCTGTCTGTGCTGTTAGGCGGCTTTATCGTCATTTTGTTAATAATGGTCATGGTGAAATTAAGCCAGCAATTTCCTCAGCATACGGTGTATCAATACGCCAAAAAAATTGTGGGCACTATACCTGGCGGAGTTTTAGGTGTTTGTTTAATTTGTTATTACATTATTATTGCTGGTTTTGAGGTAAGGATATTTGCGGAGATAACGATGTTCTATTTGCTGGAAGGAACCCCTATTTGGGCAATTGTCATTCCCTTTATTTGGGTGGGTGCCTATATTTGCTTTGGAGGAATTAATTCCATTGCGCGGGTTTTTCAAATTATTTTTCCAATCAGTATATTCATACTGGTGCTTTCCTATTTCCTAAGTATTCGATTATTTGATATCAACAATTTACGTCCTGTTTTGGGTGAGGGTGTCCTCCCCGTATTTAAGGGGTTGAAATCTACGGTGCTTATATTTACAGGATGTGAAGTCATCATGACTCTCGTTGCGCATATGCAGCATCCAGAGCGCGCGGTCAGAGCGACATTGGCAGGCATCGGCATTCCTTTTGCGCTTTATCTGATGACTGTAATCGTCGTAATAGGAGGGATGTCTATCGACTCGGTGTTGAATAGCACCTGGCCGACCATTGACCTTCTTCGCAGCTTTGAAATTGCGGGATTAATATTTGAGCGCTTTGAGTTTCCTTTTTTGGTCATTTGGATGATGCAGTTGTTTTGCAATTTCACTAGTTTTTACTTCAATGCTTCATTAGGAATTTCCCAGGTTTTTCATCTGAAGATTCAACCGGTAATCTTTGGATTAATCCCTGTTATTTTTATTACAACCATGCTTCCCGAGCGAATTAATGAAGTTTTTAAGCTAGGGGATACGATAGGCAAAATGGGGATCTATTTATTTTTTCTCGTGCCTGTCCTGCTTACTGTCATATTGCTTGTTAGAAAGAAGGTGCTGAATCATCATGTATAG
- a CDS encoding Ger(x)C family spore germination protein gives MYRFKNLLVFLLLSSLFLTQGCWSSKEIEDLSVYAGLALDVGERPDIERDLEGQGANYFKRDLITATIQIIPIKSFERQEKSKAKQVVKYSNLRLTGDSVFEIMRQYSTRRERPVIGHHLKVIVVSTKLAKQHQMDQLMDFALRDNDIRPSCRVFFSEGRAFDTFLSDQPEEVPAFRLNAMLNNSFRSNKIMKEVNLTRIDGLLRSKQSFLLQNIVSSKGEIQFSGAGIIKGATSKWIGNLNQENVESLSWIQGTGQGGLIKSYDWRNKIITYEIKSMHSKTTAKLQGDAISFHVAIESTGRLIENWDTKENPSKLEYLEGAEKVFEKRLTTMINHVMQKTQSKYKVDVAGFGKVLAIKYPKKWKEIKDNWDEVFSRVPVTFEIKLKITDFGSSTE, from the coding sequence ATGTATAGATTTAAAAACCTGCTTGTTTTCCTTCTCTTATCCTCCCTGTTCTTAACGCAAGGCTGCTGGAGCAGTAAGGAAATCGAGGATTTAAGTGTTTATGCAGGTCTTGCTCTAGATGTAGGTGAACGGCCTGACATTGAGCGCGATCTGGAAGGACAAGGCGCGAATTACTTTAAAAGAGATCTGATTACAGCAACTATCCAGATTATCCCAATTAAATCGTTCGAGCGGCAGGAAAAATCAAAAGCAAAGCAGGTGGTGAAGTATTCAAATTTACGCCTGACAGGGGATTCTGTATTTGAAATTATGCGCCAATACTCGACCAGAAGGGAGCGCCCAGTCATTGGTCATCATCTTAAAGTCATTGTCGTATCTACAAAATTGGCAAAACAGCATCAGATGGATCAATTGATGGATTTTGCCCTGCGTGATAATGATATACGTCCAAGCTGCCGGGTGTTTTTTAGTGAGGGGAGAGCATTTGATACCTTTCTTAGTGATCAGCCGGAAGAGGTTCCGGCGTTTCGGCTAAACGCGATGCTCAATAATAGCTTTAGAAGCAATAAAATAATGAAGGAGGTTAATCTAACTCGGATTGATGGTTTGCTTCGTTCCAAGCAAAGCTTTTTGCTGCAAAATATCGTTAGCTCAAAGGGAGAAATACAATTTTCAGGTGCCGGAATTATTAAGGGGGCTACGAGCAAGTGGATTGGCAATTTGAATCAAGAAAATGTGGAAAGTCTTTCCTGGATTCAAGGGACAGGGCAAGGAGGCTTAATTAAAAGCTATGATTGGAGAAATAAAATCATTACTTATGAGATTAAATCCATGCACAGTAAAACGACTGCCAAATTACAAGGTGACGCGATTTCCTTTCACGTTGCGATTGAATCAACCGGAAGATTAATTGAAAATTGGGATACGAAGGAAAACCCATCCAAGCTTGAATATCTAGAGGGAGCAGAGAAGGTTTTTGAAAAAAGATTAACAACCATGATTAATCATGTTATGCAAAAAACACAGTCGAAATACAAAGTGGATGTCGCTGGATTTGGGAAGGTGCTTGCTATTAAATATCCAAAGAAATGGAAGGAAATAAAGGACAATTGGGATGAAGTGTTCAGCAGGGTTCCCGTAACCTTTGAGATCAAGCTAAAGATTACTGATTTTGGTTCTTCTACAGAATAA
- a CDS encoding WGxxGxxG family protein encodes MKKWLAIFSLAACLTMFAAVPAFADNMTRVNHTPGEEIRHDVNNGINATNRTLGTDMNRVDNGYSVHTNNYRANATDNDGFDWGWLGLLGLLGLAGMRNRGRDRDHA; translated from the coding sequence ATGAAGAAGTGGTTGGCGATTTTTAGCTTAGCAGCATGCTTAACGATGTTCGCCGCTGTTCCTGCCTTTGCCGACAACATGACAAGGGTGAACCATACACCAGGCGAGGAGATCCGTCATGACGTCAATAATGGCATCAATGCAACGAACCGCACATTGGGTACAGACATGAATCGTGTAGACAACGGATATAGCGTACACACAAACAATTACCGAGCCAATGCCACGGACAATGATGGCTTCGATTGGGGATGGCTTGGTCTGCTTGGCTTGCTTGGTCTTGCGGGCATGAGAAACCGCGGCCGTGATCGCGACCACGCCTGA
- a CDS encoding divergent polysaccharide deacetylase family protein: MNVKRSYLWKKRAVSLLGLMLLVFGMSNEAGAASVFAEPQTQAQEQRHLAIVIDDFGNDMDGTEEMLKLPIKFTAAVMPFMPSTQKDAEEAHRLGHDVIVHMPMEPNKGLKKWLGPGAITADLSDDEVRKRINAAIDNVPHAIGMNNHMGSKVTADERIMRIVLDVCKQRGLFFLDSRTTYRTVVPKVSKEVGVPLLSNDVFLDDVYTIQHISKQMNEVQKHLSTHVTCVVIGHVGPPGPKTAAVLRQAIPSMNAAVSFVKLSDMVLQSFGDQLVLPNP; this comes from the coding sequence GTGAACGTGAAGAGGAGCTATTTATGGAAAAAAAGGGCGGTTAGCCTGCTTGGACTCATGCTGTTGGTTTTTGGCATGAGCAATGAAGCAGGAGCAGCTTCTGTATTTGCAGAGCCCCAGACACAGGCACAGGAGCAGCGCCATCTTGCCATCGTCATTGACGATTTCGGCAATGATATGGACGGTACGGAGGAAATGCTGAAGCTGCCGATCAAGTTTACAGCAGCGGTTATGCCGTTTATGCCTTCTACGCAAAAAGACGCAGAGGAGGCGCATCGCCTTGGGCATGATGTCATTGTGCATATGCCAATGGAGCCTAACAAGGGATTGAAAAAATGGCTCGGTCCGGGCGCTATTACGGCAGATCTAAGTGACGACGAAGTCCGCAAGCGGATAAACGCGGCCATTGACAATGTGCCTCATGCGATTGGCATGAACAATCATATGGGGTCCAAGGTGACAGCGGATGAGCGGATTATGCGTATCGTGCTTGACGTATGCAAGCAGCGAGGATTGTTTTTCCTCGATAGCCGGACGACTTATAGAACCGTTGTGCCGAAAGTATCTAAGGAGGTTGGGGTACCGCTGCTTTCCAACGATGTTTTTCTCGATGATGTGTATACGATTCAGCATATTAGCAAGCAAATGAATGAAGTGCAGAAGCATCTCTCCACGCATGTTACTTGCGTCGTGATCGGTCATGTAGGACCTCCGGGCCCAAAAACAGCGGCTGTTCTAAGACAGGCGATTCCTTCTATGAACGCCGCTGTTTCCTTCGTCAAGCTATCGGATATGGTGCTGCAATCATTTGGTGATCAGCTTGTATTGCCGAATCCCTGA
- a CDS encoding N-acetylmuramoyl-L-alanine amidase → MATGNSNASANEPDAPSQHSDPHAGHWTMPSSVVLIDAGHGGIDGGASAGGVVEKDINLAVAKKLYLLLNSQGITAVLNRTDDYALSDDNRWHISGSRHRRDLSQRRQLTEEIPTQLLVSLHVNSTPDRSERGPLVLHQSSGESALLAFCIQDTLNRQQHTRFLPREGKPFYLLRRVYQPAVIVEMGFVSNSKDRTMLTDPREQLHIASAIASGIRQYKLITK, encoded by the coding sequence ATGGCAACAGGAAATAGCAACGCTTCAGCAAATGAACCCGACGCGCCTTCTCAACATTCTGACCCCCATGCTGGACATTGGACGATGCCTTCATCCGTTGTGCTCATTGATGCGGGTCATGGCGGCATTGATGGCGGGGCATCTGCTGGCGGCGTAGTGGAGAAGGACATCAATCTAGCTGTAGCGAAGAAGCTTTATTTGCTCCTGAACAGCCAAGGTATTACCGCTGTACTGAATCGCACAGACGATTATGCGCTTAGCGACGATAATCGCTGGCATATAAGCGGTTCTCGTCATCGACGCGATCTATCTCAAAGGCGGCAGCTCACCGAGGAAATTCCTACGCAGCTGCTCGTCAGCCTGCATGTCAATTCGACACCCGACCGCTCAGAGCGCGGACCGCTGGTGCTGCATCAAAGCAGCGGAGAAAGCGCCCTGCTTGCTTTCTGCATTCAGGATACACTTAATCGCCAGCAGCACACACGCTTTCTCCCAAGGGAAGGTAAACCTTTTTATTTACTTAGACGCGTATACCAGCCAGCTGTCATTGTAGAAATGGGCTTTGTCAGCAATAGCAAGGATCGAACGATGCTGACAGACCCCCGTGAGCAACTGCACATTGCATCGGCCATCGCCTCAGGGATTCGGCAATACAAGCTGATCACCAAATGA
- a CDS encoding YqzE family protein, with protein MASGDDLIKYVTVQVVEYMERPKGERKQIKASAKAIREPWLTRWFGWGPVSLMMWWRGKSGRQR; from the coding sequence ATGGCCAGCGGGGATGATTTAATCAAATACGTGACCGTTCAGGTTGTGGAGTATATGGAGAGGCCGAAAGGGGAACGCAAGCAAATAAAGGCGTCAGCGAAGGCGATAAGGGAGCCGTGGCTGACGCGCTGGTTCGGCTGGGGGCCTGTCAGTCTTATGATGTGGTGGCGTGGAAAAAGCGGGCGTCAGCGATAA
- a CDS encoding YqhG family protein — translation MNEKQVHKFVQRYLEATQCQVLEKSPCHFTVKLSPDADRELTNRPYYWSFVDRTNAAPETMTYLLVTDREKYDAGQAGMLPAQQRVSLPGSAGAGAAAAANAAGSAASAGTSQAAAADAALGRSLGFVHGSLNQTGLRIPREEMYFGSRKLDQLFGAAKSKGSYVFLFQEPERGAASPYSSTPYTAWLGINMRVEFACDRKREEIHSFGISLATGHCIEQFHDRASRLRLTPRLPANIHLAKNGLSFNKALSIMEQALERKLKSYDYQWADAATERLEEELERIRLYYEPLIEHAADDEQKQSVRDQYEQRKAEIRWQYEPRVTASAINCGIFHLEGIE, via the coding sequence ATGAATGAGAAGCAGGTACACAAGTTTGTGCAGCGTTATTTGGAGGCGACTCAGTGCCAGGTTTTGGAGAAATCGCCCTGCCATTTCACGGTTAAGCTGTCGCCTGATGCGGACCGGGAGCTGACGAACCGTCCCTACTACTGGAGCTTTGTCGACCGAACGAACGCCGCCCCCGAGACGATGACCTATCTGCTTGTAACCGACCGTGAAAAGTATGACGCGGGGCAAGCAGGGATGCTGCCCGCGCAGCAGCGCGTATCTTTACCCGGCTCAGCCGGAGCAGGAGCAGCGGCGGCTGCAAATGCGGCCGGGAGTGCAGCGTCAGCCGGAACGAGCCAAGCAGCGGCGGCTGATGCTGCGCTTGGCCGCTCGCTCGGCTTTGTACACGGCAGTCTCAATCAGACGGGACTGCGTATTCCGCGCGAGGAAATGTATTTCGGCTCGCGCAAGCTCGATCAGCTGTTTGGTGCAGCAAAATCAAAGGGCAGCTACGTCTTTCTTTTTCAAGAGCCGGAGCGTGGTGCCGCCTCGCCTTATAGCTCTACGCCTTACACAGCTTGGCTCGGCATCAATATGCGCGTGGAGTTCGCCTGCGACCGCAAGCGTGAGGAAATACACAGCTTCGGAATTTCGCTGGCTACGGGACATTGCATTGAGCAATTCCATGATCGGGCTTCGCGCCTTAGACTCACGCCGCGCCTGCCCGCTAATATTCATTTGGCGAAAAACGGCCTTTCCTTCAACAAGGCGCTGTCTATTATGGAGCAAGCGCTGGAGCGCAAGCTGAAAAGCTACGATTATCAATGGGCAGATGCCGCAACCGAGCGGCTGGAGGAGGAGCTTGAGCGTATTCGGCTTTATTATGAGCCGCTAATTGAGCATGCGGCTGACGACGAGCAGAAGCAAAGCGTACGAGATCAGTATGAACAGCGCAAAGCGGAAATTCGTTGGCAATATGAGCCCCGCGTGACGGCTTCCGCCATTAACTGCGGTATTTTCCATCTCGAAGGTATTGAATAG
- a CDS encoding SNF2-related protein, with product MQYDRSTLDELQNRIAKNGPWDDWTLYQLSMEAEQAKRIESFEQLQCLRSLPMLEPMPHQISTARKVLHEMGGRAILADEVGLGKTIEAGLVLKEYIVRGLVRRTLILVPASLVLQWVRELNQKFGISAVAQKKAHTWHYDVVVASIDTAKRDPHRDVILGTDYDMVIIDEAHKLKNKKTTNYQFVTELRKKYCLLLTATPVQNNLDELYNLITLLKPGQLGRQSEFTANFVVDKRLPKNEEQLQTALSSIMIRNRRGDGGISFTKRFVKNVPLQLSTDEQALYDAVTAFVHERYDESGPDLSSMLSLVTLQREVCSSRDAVFLTLVNMFKKTAEDSPVRAKIWELIEFIKKIEANTKAEKALELVKEMNDKVIIFTEYRATQEYLLQYFRSHDMIAVPYRGGMNRGKKDWMMDLFRGRAQVLIATEAGGEGINLQFCHHMINFDLPWNPMRVEQRIGRVHRLGQTEDVKIYNLCTLGTIEEHIVHLLHEKINMFELVIGELDHILERFEKKDGSLEQQLARMLLESGGSETELREKISDLASSITQIREEVQLAPELQAGAQIVAQMTALGQTVEIRHE from the coding sequence TTGCAATATGACCGCTCCACCTTAGACGAGCTGCAAAACCGCATCGCCAAAAATGGACCTTGGGATGACTGGACGTTATATCAGCTATCAATGGAAGCGGAGCAAGCCAAACGTATTGAAAGCTTCGAGCAGCTGCAATGCTTGCGCAGTCTGCCGATGCTCGAACCGATGCCCCATCAAATATCGACTGCACGCAAGGTGCTGCATGAAATGGGCGGACGCGCCATTCTCGCCGATGAGGTTGGACTTGGCAAAACGATTGAAGCTGGGCTCGTGCTGAAGGAATATATCGTTCGCGGGCTCGTGCGCCGCACGCTCATTCTCGTTCCCGCCTCGCTCGTTCTGCAATGGGTGCGCGAGCTGAATCAGAAATTCGGTATTTCCGCCGTTGCCCAGAAAAAAGCGCACACCTGGCATTACGACGTCGTTGTCGCTTCGATAGATACAGCCAAGCGCGATCCGCATCGCGACGTCATTCTCGGCACCGACTACGATATGGTCATCATCGACGAGGCACATAAGCTCAAAAACAAAAAAACGACCAACTACCAATTCGTCACCGAGCTGCGCAAAAAATATTGCCTGCTGCTCACCGCAACGCCGGTGCAAAACAATTTGGACGAGCTTTACAATTTGATTACGCTGCTCAAGCCAGGCCAGCTCGGCCGCCAAAGCGAGTTCACCGCCAACTTCGTCGTTGACAAGCGTCTTCCGAAAAATGAGGAGCAGCTCCAAACGGCGCTGTCCAGCATTATGATTCGCAATCGCCGCGGCGACGGCGGCATTTCGTTTACGAAACGTTTTGTGAAAAATGTTCCGCTCCAGCTGTCGACTGACGAGCAGGCGCTTTACGACGCAGTGACCGCCTTCGTGCATGAGCGCTACGATGAAAGCGGCCCCGACCTTAGCAGCATGCTGTCGCTCGTCACGCTCCAGCGCGAAGTTTGCAGCAGCCGCGATGCCGTCTTTCTGACTCTCGTCAATATGTTCAAAAAAACGGCCGAGGATTCGCCCGTCCGCGCAAAAATATGGGAGCTCATCGAGTTCATCAAAAAGATCGAGGCCAATACGAAGGCCGAGAAGGCGCTTGAGCTCGTTAAGGAAATGAACGATAAAGTCATTATTTTCACGGAATATCGAGCTACTCAGGAATATTTGCTGCAATATTTCCGCTCCCATGACATGATCGCCGTCCCTTACCGGGGCGGGATGAACCGCGGCAAAAAGGATTGGATGATGGACCTGTTCCGCGGCCGAGCGCAAGTATTGATTGCAACGGAGGCAGGCGGCGAAGGCATCAATTTGCAGTTTTGCCACCATATGATCAACTTCGATCTGCCGTGGAACCCGATGCGCGTAGAGCAGCGGATTGGCCGTGTCCACCGTCTTGGACAAACCGAGGACGTAAAAATTTACAATCTATGCACCCTCGGCACGATAGAGGAGCATATTGTACATTTGCTGCATGAGAAAATTAATATGTTTGAGCTAGTCATTGGCGAGCTGGATCATATTTTGGAGCGCTTTGAGAAAAAAGATGGCTCGCTGGAGCAGCAGCTTGCCCGCATGCTGCTCGAATCAGGAGGCAGCGAAACGGAGCTTCGCGAGAAGATCAGCGATCTCGCCTCCTCGATTACGCAAATCCGCGAAGAGGTACAGCTTGCTCCTGAACTGCAAGCAGGTGCGCAAATCGTGGCACAAATGACAGCCCTTGGGCAGACGGTGGAGATACGACATGAATGA